Proteins from a genomic interval of Actinomycetota bacterium:
- a CDS encoding phenylalanine 4-monooxygenase, whose protein sequence is MAESAPLYAPVVRDGQGEVEVVLGAGHPGFSDPAYRARRNALAALALDWRPGRPIPRPQYTAVEHGVWRAIAVELAPLHHRHACRAFLEAKEELGLPADHVPQLDEVTARLRPLTGFTYVPVAGLAPLRDFYGAFAAGTFCSTQYLRHPSVPLYTPEPDVVHEVVGHANQLACPEMAALYRMVGQAVARTRSGPALRFLSRVFWFTLEFGVVWEDGELKAYGAGILSSAGESRAFGGADVRDLDLAEMGTLAYDITRFQPVLYAARSMAHLFDELSGFFSAFDDETYRRHTHQEAA, encoded by the coding sequence GTGGCTGAGAGCGCCCCGCTCTATGCCCCGGTCGTGCGGGACGGCCAGGGGGAGGTCGAAGTGGTGCTGGGGGCCGGCCACCCGGGCTTCTCCGACCCCGCCTACCGGGCCAGGCGCAACGCCCTGGCCGCGCTGGCCCTCGACTGGCGCCCGGGCCGGCCCATCCCCCGGCCCCAGTACACGGCCGTCGAGCACGGCGTGTGGCGGGCCATCGCCGTCGAGCTCGCCCCCCTCCACCACCGCCACGCCTGCCGGGCGTTCCTTGAGGCCAAGGAGGAGCTGGGCCTACCTGCCGACCACGTGCCCCAGCTCGACGAGGTCACCGCCCGCCTCCGGCCACTGACCGGGTTCACCTACGTGCCGGTGGCCGGCCTGGCCCCCCTGCGGGACTTCTACGGGGCATTCGCGGCGGGCACGTTCTGCTCCACCCAGTACCTACGCCACCCGTCCGTGCCCCTCTACACGCCCGAGCCCGACGTGGTCCACGAGGTGGTGGGCCACGCCAACCAGCTCGCCTGCCCGGAGATGGCCGCCCTCTACCGGATGGTGGGCCAGGCCGTGGCCCGCACCCGCTCGGGCCCGGCCCTGCGCTTTCTGTCCCGGGTCTTCTGGTTCACGCTGGAGTTCGGCGTGGTGTGGGAGGACGGTGAGCTCAAGGCCTACGGAGCGGGCATCCTGTCGTCGGCGGGCGAGTCCCGGGCGTTCGGGGGGGCCGACGTCCGGGACCTCGACCTGGCCGAGATGGGCACGCTGGCCTACGACATCACCCGCTTCCAGCCGGTCCTCTACGCGGCCCGCTCCATGGCCCACCTGTTCGACGAGCTCTCCGGCTTCTTCTCCGCCTTCGACGACGAGACCTACCGGCGCCACACACACCAGGAGGCCGCCTGA
- the hppD gene encoding 4-hydroxyphenylpyruvate dioxygenase, translated as MVATARPTHPVRHPSTVAPRELLRGWDAVELWVGNARAVAGFLCSSFGFRVTAYAGPETGWPDRASYVVEQGRIRFVVTAGLEPGSAVCDHVRRHGDGVHDVAFTVSDAIAAFRAATERGAPAIDAPHDVADAHGTVRLASIATYGDTRHTFVDRARYHGPYRPGYSTDRLPPEPAGTPVGLDRIDHVVANVGKGDLDRWVDFYRSVLGFERLRHFDDSQISTRYSALMSTVVWDGSEIVLPINEPADGLRKSQVQEYLDTYHGPGVQHIALRTEDIVAAVSSLRARGLRFLEAPPSYYADVRDRLGHLDLPWDDLQRLGILVDEEPDGWLLQIFTETVTDRPTLFVEIIQRGGARGFGQGNFKALFEAFEREQARRGHL; from the coding sequence ATGGTCGCCACTGCCCGCCCCACCCACCCCGTCCGCCACCCGAGCACGGTCGCCCCCCGGGAGCTGCTGAGGGGCTGGGACGCGGTCGAGCTGTGGGTGGGCAACGCCCGGGCCGTGGCCGGGTTCCTGTGCTCGTCGTTCGGCTTCCGGGTCACGGCCTACGCCGGGCCGGAGACGGGCTGGCCCGACCGGGCCTCCTACGTGGTCGAGCAGGGGCGCATCCGCTTCGTGGTCACGGCCGGCCTCGAACCGGGGTCAGCCGTGTGCGACCACGTCCGCCGTCACGGCGACGGCGTGCACGACGTGGCCTTCACGGTGTCGGATGCCATCGCCGCCTTCCGGGCGGCCACCGAGCGGGGGGCGCCGGCCATCGACGCGCCCCACGACGTGGCCGACGCCCACGGGACCGTCCGCCTGGCCTCCATCGCCACCTACGGCGACACCCGCCACACGTTCGTCGACCGCGCCCGCTACCACGGTCCCTACCGGCCGGGTTACAGCACTGACCGCCTGCCCCCCGAGCCGGCCGGCACCCCGGTCGGCCTCGACCGCATCGACCACGTGGTGGCCAACGTCGGCAAGGGCGACCTCGACCGCTGGGTCGACTTCTACCGCTCGGTGCTGGGGTTCGAACGGCTGCGCCACTTCGACGACTCCCAGATCTCCACCCGCTACTCGGCCCTCATGTCGACGGTGGTGTGGGACGGCAGCGAGATCGTCCTGCCCATCAACGAGCCGGCCGACGGGCTGCGAAAGAGCCAGGTCCAGGAGTACCTCGACACCTACCACGGGCCGGGAGTGCAGCACATCGCCCTGCGGACCGAGGACATCGTGGCCGCGGTGTCGTCCCTGCGGGCGCGGGGCCTGCGGTTCCTGGAGGCGCCGCCCTCGTACTACGCCGACGTGCGGGACCGCCTCGGCCACCTCGACCTGCCCTGGGACGACCTCCAACGTCTCGGCATCCTGGTCGACGAGGAGCCCGACGGCTGGCTGCTGCAGATATTCACCGAGACGGTCACCGACCGGCCCACCCTGTTCGTCGAGATCATCCAGCGGGGCGGCGCCCGGGGGTTCGGGCAGGGCAACTTCAAGGCCCTCTTCGAGGCCTTCGAGCGCGAGCAGGCCCGGCGGGGCCACCTGTGA